A genome region from Cryptococcus neoformans var. neoformans B-3501A chromosome 8, whole genome shotgun sequence includes the following:
- a CDS encoding hypothetical protein (Match to EST gb|CF192261.1|CF192261; HMMPfam hit to UQ_con, Ubiquitin-conjugating enzyme, score: 231.9, E(): 1.2e-66) encodes MSNLAQARLHEERKQWRKDHPFGFYARPTKAADGTLNIMSWEVGIPGKAGTDWEGGMYVVKMNFPDEFPTKPPKCKFDPPLFHPNVYPSGTICLSILDEEKSWKPSITVKQICLGIQDLLEHANVNDPAQVEAYHMFKNDRTSYDKRIRQQAVERRPK; translated from the exons ATG AGCAATTTGGCCCAAGCGCGACTTCacgaggagaggaagcaaTGGAGAAAAGACCATCCATTT GGCTTCTATGCCAGGCCAACAAAGGCGGCTGATGGAACCTTGAACATTATGAGTTGGGAAGTCGGAATACCAGGGAAGGCTGGT ACTGACTGGGAAGGCGGTATGTACGTTGTCAAGATGAACTTCCCGGACG AGTTCCCTACAAAGCCTCCAAAGT GCAAGTTCGACCctcccctcttccatcccaaTGTCTATCCCTCTGGAACAATTTGTCTCTCCATTTTGGACGAAGAAAAATCTTGGAAACCCTCAATCACCGTCAAGCAGATCTGTCTTGGTATCCAAGATTTGCTCGAACACGCTAATGTAAATGATCCTGCTCAGGTGGAGGCGTATCACATGTTCAA GAACGATCGCACATCCTATGACAAGCGTATCAGGCAGCAGGCTGTTGAGCGCCGACCCAAGTAG
- a CDS encoding hypothetical protein (Match to ESTs gb|CF186095.1|CF186095, gb|CF189782.1|CF189782, gb|CF185945.1|CF185945; HMMPfam hit to KH, KH domain, score: 237.3, E(): 2.6e-68) yields MAFSAADLQKQHQELEGAPDPFPALAHAPTPAAKKVQSAPAPLDTSSEDAFPSLAAPSAPSSKGNAKPAISMWASKSSAVKTGAARPMAPGGLGRTGTPTAGSHPFAETFSIPANELVQGKAASDVVKKVQDQTGAIVESSTQMRTGLKTFHVKAADQKKLAQAKRMIEGGLRKPVTVQVEVPITTLGTIIGPKGATLKGITDATGAKVDVPRRETLPSYIPKDNGSDAGSDDEDGEPQVSITISGPATGCADAKDRILSLISHKVSQTSASIKTIPSAFYTIISTQVSELEQGPGEGKVTVKIPTPAVWKALERQAQADAEGEKVVVDGEAPIKVKGDRENVKAVVDEITKSYDSLVQSFNLKKVSIPKRQHRFLIGSAAEDILAQTGCVVELPPVDDPSDRVVIRGPQAKLVAAQSLVFEKANAVSVEPLDLVSVFRRTTSDPVTHATNILRYLRASKLKGVSSAHPNVQIFPPFPSTVANTGAVIIEIVGEDGEEVSKVVDEITSLAKGVLPSAVSIVQVDHLAHSLLVGKKGTRIAQFEKAHNLTVVFPPASEESSNVLLVYTGPAGKDVKLEEVFEGASKDLTELAKEVADIKTEILEVEKKWHKYIIGQSGSVLNAIIGEDALVSVKVGASPTKFPSTGSEDSVTIRGPRNEVDRVTKQIKQVVEDAKNDDIVNGYTVKFDVEKKYVPHLVGQAGAAINKLRETLGVKVNFEDAPEKETKKGSKKVLVNCSIVGRKEPVEEAKKRLIAQIEKLEDETTEVLSIKRAIQPALIGAGGKYAIRLEEKYGVKLSFPRDSKDKESGANPDQVTIRGGRKGVAAAKAELLEAAAFETESRQEATFKVPSKAVAQIVGKGGATINAIKNDTGAQIDIEREGGEDKQTTITVRGDKQAIAAAKEAVLNVVKEIGDEITVELTIEQKYHRNLIGQGGQNLRDLIASAGGPSEGYKQAGLVTFPKNGDETTDKVRLRGDSKVVKKIQAELEKQVAVLKETIVIGVVVPAAQHATKIGRGGMALQDLQRKTGAVIHFPGSRQYSSVGEIENLDELEGVSEGDIVKVIGTKEVTQKAAELLQITSERGQRNDSRQGRATPDLGSRPVSIPNKYYHAIAETPNLIRQIRAIGGYLNIPQPAPAKPSPKRPEPKSGDDLAAKTARIDLEGDEDVPDVQGEWSLVKNFEGADDEKSEWIVRAKEEDLERAVKVLEQALEKAKKATHVGYLTGLPRSAFPRIIGSKGATISRMRLETGADIQVGKEDDLITIVGDEESVLQAKDAILSIVSRPGRERY; encoded by the exons ATGGCATTCTCTGCTGCAGATCTTCAAAAG CAACACCAGGAGCTCGAGGGCGCACCCGATCCCTTCCCCGCCCTCGCGCACGCGCCTACTCCCGCCGCCAAGAAGGTCCAATCGGCGCCCGCGCCCCTCGACACCTCCTCTGAGGATgcctttccctccctcGCCGCCCCGTCTGCCCCCTCGTCCAAGGGCAACGCCAAGCCTGCCATCTCCATGTGGGCCAGCAAGTCTTCCGCCGTGAAGACCGGTGCCGCCAGGCCCATGGCCCCGGGTGGTCTGGGTCGAACCGGCACCCCTACTGCTGGCTCCCACCCCTTTGCAGAgaccttctccatccccgCCAACGAGCTCGTCCAAGGCAAGGCGGCTTCCGATGTCGTCAAAAAGGTTCAGGACCAGACTGGTGCTATCGTCGAGTCTTCCACCCAGATGCGCACGGGCCTCAAGACCTTCCACGTGAAGGCTGCTGACCAGAAGAAGCTCGCCCAGGCCAAGAGAATGATTGAAGGCGGTTTGAGGAAGCCAGTTACCGTCCAGGTTGAGGTTCCCATCACTACTCTCGGTACTATTATTGGTCCCAAGGGTGCCACTCTCAAGGGTATCACCGATGCTACCGGCGCCAAGGTCGATGTGCCCCGTCGAGagactcttccttcctacATTCCCAAGGACAATGGTTCTGATGCCGGCTCTGATGACGAAGACGGCGAGCCTCAGGTGTCCATCACTATCTCGGGCCCTGCTACTGGCTGTGCCGACGCCAAGGACCGTATactctctctcatctcccacaAGGTGTCTCAGACTTCGGCTTCTATCAAGACCATCCCTTCGGCTTTCTACACTATCATTTCTACCCAGGTCTCTGAGCTCGAGCAAGGTCCCGGTGAGGGTAAGGTTACCGTTAAGATCCCTACCCCTGCCGTTTGGAAGGCTCTTGAGAGGCAAGCTCAGGCTGACGCCGAGGGTGAGAAAGTGGTTGTTGATGGCGAAGCTCCTATCAAGGTGAAAGGTGACAGGGAGAACGTTAAAGCCGTCGTCGATGAGATCACCAAGTCTTACGACTCTCTCGTCCAGTCTTTCAACCTCAAAAAGGTCTCTATCCCCAAGAGGCAGCACCGATTCCTTATTGGCTCTGCCGCCGAGGATATTCTTGCTCAGACTGGATGCGTTGTCGAGCTTCCTCCTGTTGACGACCCTTCAGACCGCGTCGTCATCCGAGGTCCCCAGGCCAAGCTAGTCGCTGCTCAATCTCTTGTCTTTGAAAAGGCGAATGCCGTTAGTGTCGAACCTCTTGACCTCGTCTCTGTCTTCCGACGAACTACATCTGATCCCGTTACACACGCCACCAACATCCTGCGATACCTCCGTGcttccaagctcaaggGCGTGTCTTCTGCCCACCCCAACGTCCAGatcttccctcctttcccttccacTGTCGCCAACACTGGTGCTGTCATCATTGAGATTGTCGgcgaggatggtgaagaggtGAGCAAGGTCGTTGATGAGATCACCAGCCTTGCCAAGGGtgtccttccttctgccGTTTCTATTGTCCAGGTTGATCACCTTGCCCACTCTTTGTTGGTTGGCAAGAAGGGTACCCGAATTGCTCAGTTTGAAAAGGCCCATAATCTTACTGTCGTCTTTCCGCCTGCCAGCGAGGAATCCTCTAACGTCCTTCTTGTCTACACCGGACCTGCCGGCAAGGACGTGAAGCTCGAAGAGGTCTTTGAGGGTGCTTCGAAAGACCTCACTGAGTTAGCCAAGGAGGTTGCTGACATCAAGACCGAGATCCTcgaggttgagaagaagtggcATAAATACATCATCGGCCAGAGCGGTTCCGTCCTCAACGCTATCATTGGCGAAGACGCTCTCGTTTCGGTCAAAGTGGGTGCCTCTCCCACCAAGTTCCCTTCCACTGGGTCTGAGGACTCTGTCACTATCCGTGGCCCTCGCAATGAGGTCGACCGAGTGACCAAGCAGATAAAGCAGGTCGTTGAGGATGCCAAGAACGACGATATCGTCAACGGCTACACTGTCAAGTTTGACGTTGAGAAGAAGTATGTGCCTCACCTTGTCGGTCAGGCTGGTGCTGCTATCAACAAGTTGAGGGAGACATTAGGCGTCAAGGTTAACTTTGAGGATGCCCCTGAAAAGGAGACCAAAAAGGGTTCCAAGAAAGTCCTTGTTAACTGCAGC ATTGTCGGCCGTAAAGAGCCCGTTGAGGAAGCCAAGAAGCGTCTCATTGCTCAGATTGAAAAGCTCGAGGATGAAACTACCGAAGTTCTCAGCATCAAGCGAGCCATTCAGCCTGCCCTTATTGGTGCCGGCGGCAAGTACGCTATCCGTCTGGAGGAGAAGTATGGCGTCAagctctctttccctcgtGACtccaaggacaaggagagcGGTGCTAACCCTGACCAGGTCACCATTCGGGGTGGCAGAAAGGGAGTAGCCGCTGCGAAGGCCGAGTTACTTGAGGCTGCTGCTTTCGAGACTGAGTCCAGGCAGGAGGCCACTTTCAAAGTCCCAAGCAAGGCTGTGGCTCAGATTGTTGGTAAGGGCGGTGCTACCATCAACGCTATCAAGAACGACACTGGTGCTCAGATTGACATtgagagggagggaggtgaGGACAAGCAGACTACTATCACTGTCCGAGGTGACAAGCAGGCTATTGCTGCGGCCAAGGAGGCTGTCTTGAACGTTGTCAAGGAAATTGGCGACGAGATTACTGTCGAGTTGACCATTGAGCAGAAATAC CATCGAAACCTCATTGGTCAAGGCGGTCAAAACCTTCGTGATCTCATCGCTTCTGCTGGTGGTCCTTCCGAGGGTTACAAGCAAGCTGGCCTTGTCACTTT CCCTAAGAACGGCGACGAAACTACTGACAAGGTCCGCCTCCGTGGTGACAGCAAGGTTGTCAAGAAGATTCAGGCCGAGCTCGAGAAGCAGGTCGCTGTCCTTAAGGAGACTATCGTCATCGGTGTCGTCGTCCCTGCCGCCCAGCACGCTACCAAGATCGGCCGTGGTGGTATGGCCCTCCAAGATTTGCAGAGAAAGACCGGTGCTGTCATTCACTTCCCCGGTTCTAGGCAGTACAGCTCGGTCGGTGAGATTGAGAACCTGGATGAGCTCGAAGGCGTGAGCGAAGGCGACATTGTCAAGGTCATCGGTACTAAAGAAGTAACCCAGAAGGCCGCTGAGCTTCTCCAG ATCACTTCCGAGCGTGGCCAGCGGAACGACTCCCGTCAAGGTCGTGCTACCCCTGACCTTGGGTCTCGCCCCGTCTCCATTCCCAACAAATATTATCACGCCATCGCTGAGACCCCCAACCTTATTCGTCAAATTCGGGCCATCGGTGGTTACCTTAACATTCCCCAGCCCGCTCCCGCCAAGCCTTCTCCCAAGAGGCCTGAACCCAAGAGCGGTGACGATCTCGCCGCAAAAACCGCTAGAATCGACCTtgagggtgatgaagatgtgCCCGACGTTCAGGGAGAATGGTCTTTGGTCAAAAACTTTGAAGGCGCCGACGACGAGAAGTCTGAATGGATTGTCAGagccaaggaagaggatttggAGAGGGCCGTCAAAGTACTGGAGCAAGCATTAgagaaagcgaagaaggctacCCATG TTGGTTACCTTACTGGATTGCCCAGGTCTGCTTTCCCTAGAATAATTGGTTCCAA AGGTGCCACCATCTCCAGGATGAGGCTCGAGACTGGCGCCGACATTCAAGTGGGCAAGGAAGACGATCTAATTACGATCGTTGGTG ATGAGGAGTCTGTTCTCCAGGCCAAGGATGCTATCTTGTCCATCGTCTCAAGACCTGGCCGTGAGAGGTATTAG
- a CDS encoding hypothetical protein (Match to ESTs gb|CF185036.1|CF185036, gb|CF184202.1|CF184202; HMMPfam hit to Malic_M, Malic enzyme, NAD binding domain, score: 302.1, E(): 8.3e-88; HMMPfam hit to malic, Malic enzyme, N-terminal domain, score: 276.5, E(): 4.2e-80) — protein sequence MSSSNSTVRVALRGGAILNNPRFNKGSAFTHQERSEFALRGRLPYAVDSLEIQVKRAYEQYKSRETNILKNSFLQSMKAQNWTLFYALLQAHLVEMFPIVYTPTEADAIADYSHLFRRSEGLYLTPPGEKNMEEDFLDACEGRELELIVVSDGEAILGIGDQGSGGIGISGAKAVIYSLIAGVDPAKCLAITLDVGTNNQDLLNDPLYIGYREKRLRDDPYDQFVDKFVGLVKKHQPECLLHFEDFGVTNAERLLRRYRDQHSIFNDDIQGTGAVTLAAVQAAISVTKSSLKDQRIVIYGSGSAGLGIARQLRDAIALDSSGSPSEAAKQFWLIDKHGLIKKSLGKDKIRSEIEDEFIRDEGDWGEGETGLKEVVKKIKPTILVGTSTQAGAFTEEVVKEMSKHVDRPIIFPLSNPTRLCEAQPKDVSEWSKGKALMSTGSPFDPVDISDSGEKYIVAECNNALIYPGLGLGSILAKSSKMTDKMIIAGAQRLGQLAPALVKKNANKSLLPDFGDAQKVNFEVALAVLEQAMEDGVARAKDIPEDKDERRKWAENNRWSPGYPNFKYDPEGLK from the exons ATGTCATCTAGTAACTCCACAGTCAGAGTGGCCCTCCGTGGCGGCGctatcctcaacaaccctAGATTCAACAAGGGTAGTGCTTTCACCCACCAGGAAAGATCAGAGTTTGCTTTGAGGGGGAGATTGCCTTATGC AGTGGACTCTCTTGAAATACAGGTAAAGCGCGCCTATGAACAGTACAAGTCTAGAGAAACGAATATCTTGAAAAACTCTTTCTTGCAATCTATGAAAG CCCAAAACTGGACCCTATTCTACGCACTTCTCCAGGCTCATCTTGTAGAGATGTTCCCAATCGTCTACACTCCCACCGAGGCCGATGCCATTGCCGACTATTCCCACCTTTTTAGAAGAAGTGAAGGCTTGTATCTCACTCCGCCTGGGGAGAAGAATATGGAGGAGGACTTTCTAGATGCCTGCGAAGGGAGAGAACTTGAATTG ATTGTCGTTTCCGATGGCGAAGCAATTTTAGGTATCGGAGACCAAGGATCCGGAGGTATTGGTATCTCAGGTGCCAAAGCTGTCATTTACAGTCTTATCGCTGGTGTTGA CCCCGCCAAGTGTTTGGCTATCACCCTTGACGTAGGCACGAACAACCAGGATTTGCTGAATGATCCTTTGTACATC GGATACAGGGAGAAAAGGTTGCGAGATGATCCGTACGACCAGTTCGTAGACAAGTTTGTGGGGCTTGTCAAAAAGCACCAGCCGGAATGTCTCCTGCACTTTGAAGACTTT GGTGTCACCAATGCTGAACGACTCCTCAGAAGATATAG GGATCAGCATTCCATT TTCAACGATGATATCCAAGGAACAGGAGCGGTAACT CTTGCGGCTGTTCAGGCAGCTATTAGTGTGACCAAGAGCTCT CTTAAAGATCAGCGAATTGTGATTTATGGATCTGGCTCAGCAGGTCTTGGTATTGCTAGGCAGCTTCGAGATGCCATCGCTCTCGACTCTTCCGGTTCTCCTTCCGAAGCAGCCAAACAGTTCTGGTTAATCGACAAGCATGGGCTTATAAAAAAATCACTTGGAAAGGATAAGATCAGGAgtgagattgaagatgaattcATCCGAGATGAAGGTGATTGGGGGGAGGGCGAGACTGGCTTGAAGGAGGTGGTAAAGAAGATCAAGCCCACTATATTGGTTGGGACCAGTACGCAAGCTGGAGCCTTCACCGAAGAGGTA GTTAAAGAGATGTCTAAACATGTGGATAGGCCTATCATCTTCCCGCTCAGTAACCCCACCAGACTTTGTGAAGCTCA ACCGAAGGATGTCAGTGAGTGGAGTAAGGGTAAGGCCCTGATGTCAACCGGCTCTCCCTTCGACCCAGTAGATATTTCAGATTCTGGTGAGAAGTACATCGTGGCTGAATGTAACAAT GCTCTGATCTATCCTGGATTGGGTCTCGGTAGCATTCTCGCGAAGTCTTCAAAGATGACAGACAAGATGATAATAGCCGGTGCTCAACGTCTAGGCCAGCTCGCTCCCGCCTTGGTCAAAAAGAATGCCAACAAGTCCTTGCTTCCCGACTTTGGTGACGCCCAAAAGGTTAATTTCGAAGTGGCTTTGGCAGTGTTGGAGCAGGcgatggaggatggcgtAGCAAGAGCAAAGGATATCCCCGAGGAtaaggatgagagaaggaagtgggCTGAAAACAATAGGTGGTCGCCTGGTTATCCCAACTTTAAATATGACCCGGAGGGTTTGAAATAA
- a CDS encoding hypothetical protein (Match to ESTs gb|CF187036.1|CF187036, gb|CF187035.1|CF187035; HMMPfam hit to LigB, Catalytic LigB subunit of aromatic ring-opening dioxygenase, score: 159.4, E(): 7.5e-45): MSRWSLALWAITIFFAIIAIQTFQARIASYTLKGVQSAIKNNAFREQSFSTMSEANTSKVGDVYFLSHGGPPTIEQYDSAPYEGWRKFGKILQANPPKGIVVVSAHWENQEAFRSGVIVNNNSSNPLIYDFYGFPKHFYELTFRSRAEPELQNKVVEALKEGGITVSRANRGLDHGVWVPFRAALGDETNFPLVQVSLPASSDPRESVKVGKALASLRQEGYAIIGTGQVVHNLRDLFTGGGLSYTSPFLSAVSIAVSEPDLVASTLKLTAHPLYRRAHPTDEHFFPLLVASGAVQPGEKVEEIYKGVVDMGGRNVKNDGLGWGMWRWTAA; this comes from the exons ATGTCCCGCTGGTCGCTTGCTCTCTGGGCCATAACCATCTTTTTCGCAATCATCGCCATTCAAACTTTCCAGGCTAGAATCGCCAGCTACACCTTAAAGGGTGTCCAGTCAGCCATCAAGAACAACGCATTCCGAGAACAATCATTCAGCACCATGAGTGAAGCTAATACTTCCAAGGTTGGGGATGTCTACTTCCTCTCTCATGGA GGCCCACCAACTATTGAGCAGTATGACTCTGCGCCATATGAAGGCTGGAGGAAATTTGGGAAAATATTGCAAGCCAACCCACCTAAGGGTATTGTGGTTGTTTCAGCTCACTGGGAAAATCAAGAAGCCTTCCGTTCAGGAGTCATCG TCAATAACAACTCCTCCAATCCCTTGATTTATGATTTCTATGGCTTCCCAAAACATTTTTACGAACTTACATTCAGATCAAGAGCCGAACCTGAATTACAGAACAAGGTTGTGGAGGCTTTGAAGGAAGGTGGAATCACGGTCAGCAGGGCCAACAGGGGTTTGGACCATGGTGTCTGGG TTCCCTTCAGAGCTGCCCTTGGAGATGAAACTAATTTCCCTTTGGTGCAAGTCTCCTTGCCCGCCTCTTCTGATCCCAGAGAGTCTGTCAAAGTTGGTAAGGCGCTTGCCAGCCTTCGACAGGAAGGTTATGCAATTATTGGCACTGGCCAAGTTGTTCACAACCTCCGCGACCTTT TTACTGGTGGTGGCTTGTCCTAcacttctcctttccttaGTGCTGTCAGCATTGCGGTATCTGAGCCGGACCTCGTTGCTTCGACCCTCAAATTGACAGCACATCCTCTTTACCGAAGGGCCCATCCCACAGATGAgcatttcttccctcttttggTGGCGTCTGGAGCCGTCCAACCTGGGGAAAAGGTCGAGGAGATCTACAAGGGAGTTGTGGATATGGGTGGTAGGAATGTGAAGAATGACGGATTGGGTTGGGGTATGTGGCGGTGGACAGCCGCTTAA